The proteins below are encoded in one region of Natronococcus sp. CG52:
- a CDS encoding ABC transporter permease has protein sequence MARSPIEHDRSSPRDDIPTTEWNRKSTDSLTRVVDGESIVDSVSLRVRTSDVVAVIGPSGAGKSAFLRHLNRLDEPADGTVFLDGTDYREIDPQNLRRRIGPIPQDAALSRGTVAGNVALGARVRDSIKSPGIVQIPGLMAGMIIAGANPIYAAQYQFVIMLMIFAAGGLTVVVNTILISRRVFTGAKRLDDGVLDAIET, from the coding sequence TTGGCTCGGTCCCCGATCGAACACGACCGCTCTTCGCCGCGCGACGACATACCTACGACAGAATGGAATCGAAAATCGACGGATTCTCTTACCCGAGTCGTCGACGGCGAGTCGATCGTCGATTCGGTCTCTCTGCGCGTCCGGACGTCCGACGTCGTCGCCGTCATCGGCCCGTCAGGTGCGGGGAAGTCCGCGTTCCTCCGACACCTCAATCGGCTGGACGAACCCGCCGACGGCACCGTGTTCCTCGACGGCACCGATTATCGGGAGATCGATCCGCAGAACCTGCGCCGGCGGATCGGACCGATCCCGCAGGACGCCGCTCTCAGTCGCGGCACAGTCGCAGGAAACGTCGCGCTCGGCGCCCGCGTCCGCGACAGCATCAAGAGTCCGGGTATCGTCCAGATTCCCGGACTGATGGCGGGGATGATCATCGCCGGAGCGAATCCGATCTACGCGGCCCAGTATCAGTTCGTGATCATGCTGATGATCTTCGCCGCCGGCGGGCTGACGGTCGTAGTGAACACGATCCTGATCAGTCGCCGCGTGTTTACCGGCGCGAAGCGGTTGGACGATGGCGTCCTCGACGCGATCGAGACGTGA
- a CDS encoding helix-turn-helix domain-containing protein, which translates to MAQATLAVALPEDVWIQQVSTAHPEATFHVIAAVPGTESGFALVRITDPDVSAVLEEMDDHSQIVDLSLVQRSDEEATVHFETTMPLLLFSSRDSSTPIEHPVEIRDGEATIEATGSRKHLSQFVEQLSQFGLQYRIESLRERLHDNQLLSKRQQELVVAAVDQGYYDTPRRCSLTELADHLGIAKSTCSETLHRAEEVIVKQFVDGLATVQAESLFEN; encoded by the coding sequence ATGGCGCAGGCAACGCTCGCGGTCGCGCTTCCCGAGGACGTGTGGATCCAACAGGTATCGACCGCTCATCCCGAGGCGACGTTTCACGTCATCGCCGCCGTTCCCGGCACCGAGTCCGGATTCGCGCTGGTTCGCATCACCGATCCGGACGTCTCGGCCGTCCTCGAGGAGATGGACGATCACTCACAGATCGTCGACCTGTCGCTCGTTCAGCGAAGCGACGAGGAGGCGACGGTCCACTTCGAGACGACGATGCCGCTGCTGCTCTTTTCGTCGCGAGACTCGAGCACGCCGATCGAACACCCGGTCGAAATCCGGGACGGGGAGGCGACGATCGAGGCGACGGGCTCTCGTAAACACCTCTCCCAGTTCGTCGAACAGCTCTCCCAGTTCGGACTCCAGTACCGTATCGAGTCCCTGCGGGAACGGCTTCACGATAATCAACTCCTCTCCAAGCGCCAGCAGGAACTCGTCGTTGCCGCCGTCGACCAGGGGTACTACGACACGCCGCGGCGGTGTTCGTTGACCGAACTCGCGGACCACCTCGGTATCGCGAAGTCGACGTGTAGCGAGACGCTTCACCGCGCGGAAGAGGTGATCGTCAAACAGTTCGTCGACGGCCTCGCTACCGTCCAGGCGGAATCACTGTTCGAAAACTGA
- a CDS encoding PQQ-dependent sugar dehydrogenase — protein sequence MKRRTVLSSSGGILSTVVAGCTGVLDGRASPDGFEIETVIEGLEHPWGMAFLPDDGRLLVTERAGQLRLIDPNDGTDEELEGAPDVYAEGQGGLLDVALHPDFPDEPWLYLTYSTANGDGESTTVLGRGRFDTEEARLEDVEALYAAEPFVDSDAHYGSRVVFGDDGMVYVTVGDRASKDFGPDHVSQDVTNDLGTTLRLEPDGSIPADNPFVDEDDARDAIFSYGHRNVQSVTVHPETGELWQGEHGEEDGDEINVVESGGNYGWPVAGYGCEYGTDEPIGDEPHEREDVVDPVYHWECNSGGFPPAGATFYDGDAVPEWEGDLFVGTLAGEYLGRFTVDGTDVEEADSLLDDRGWRIRDVEVEPETGNLYVVVDDEDAPVVRLTPE from the coding sequence GTGAAGCGACGCACGGTTCTCTCGAGTTCCGGGGGTATCCTCTCGACAGTCGTCGCCGGCTGCACCGGTGTCCTCGACGGAAGAGCGAGTCCCGACGGTTTCGAAATCGAAACGGTAATCGAGGGTCTCGAGCACCCCTGGGGGATGGCGTTTCTCCCGGACGACGGTCGGCTGCTCGTCACCGAGCGTGCGGGTCAGCTTCGCCTCATCGACCCGAACGACGGGACCGACGAAGAACTCGAGGGGGCGCCGGACGTGTACGCGGAAGGCCAGGGTGGCCTGCTCGACGTCGCGCTCCATCCCGACTTCCCGGACGAGCCGTGGCTCTACCTGACGTACTCGACGGCGAACGGTGACGGGGAGTCGACCACGGTTCTCGGCCGGGGCCGATTCGATACCGAGGAGGCACGGCTCGAAGACGTCGAAGCGCTGTACGCGGCCGAACCGTTCGTCGACTCGGACGCCCACTACGGTTCCCGAGTCGTCTTCGGAGACGACGGCATGGTCTACGTCACCGTCGGCGACCGTGCGTCCAAGGATTTCGGCCCCGACCACGTCTCTCAGGACGTGACCAACGATCTCGGCACGACGCTGCGGCTCGAGCCGGACGGCTCGATCCCCGCGGACAACCCGTTCGTCGACGAGGACGATGCGAGGGACGCTATCTTCAGCTACGGCCACCGGAACGTCCAGAGCGTGACGGTCCACCCCGAAACGGGCGAGCTCTGGCAGGGCGAACACGGCGAGGAGGACGGCGACGAGATCAACGTCGTCGAGTCGGGCGGTAACTACGGCTGGCCCGTCGCGGGCTACGGCTGCGAGTACGGAACGGACGAGCCGATCGGCGACGAACCGCACGAACGCGAGGACGTCGTCGATCCGGTCTACCACTGGGAGTGCAACTCCGGCGGCTTTCCGCCCGCCGGGGCGACCTTCTACGACGGCGACGCCGTTCCGGAGTGGGAGGGCGACCTGTTCGTCGGTACCCTGGCCGGAGAGTACCTCGGCCGATTCACCGTCGACGGAACTGACGTCGAGGAAGCCGACTCGCTGCTGGACGACCGGGGATGGCGAATCCGCGACGTCGAGGTCGAACCCGAGACAGGGAATCTGTACGTCGTCGTGGACGACGAAGACGCCCCCGTCGTCCGTCTGACACCCGAGTGA
- a CDS encoding outer membrane protein assembly factor BamB family protein, which produces MADWQRRSVLRTGTALLAGGLLSSSGTADDLINEDQASLEEPTGWSSYGGNAGNTRYVPSADDLEEPETIAWQYDETGAAAVVDGTVYLQTDGEILQNDGEIHALDADDGCLLWTTGNIQGLTTPAVADEAVFVTGDQLTAIEADSGDIRWCNTFGDNAVSSAPVVAFETVYVVVNGTLYAFDTADGSCCWKRDSVSVTYELPHNDSPSQTSYIFNTRYDSIAATDGAVWALLDDRASEGSINTDAVAAFDPRTGETQWSAHLKPGYYARGLTVTEDTLFIENETERGVMIFDRAEEEHGDFIPDALATATANGRTVTRGRDGLAMYNSRSSWSKDGMHRYGRPTIADETVVVAHSVNGSRVTDEIIGFDLESGSERWRFTFDDAQWSDGFSVDCFVAGETVYINRNDGLTALR; this is translated from the coding sequence ATGGCAGATTGGCAACGGCGGTCGGTACTGAGAACAGGTACAGCGCTTCTGGCTGGTGGATTGCTTTCGTCGAGCGGAACTGCAGACGACTTGATCAACGAGGATCAGGCATCGCTCGAAGAACCCACCGGCTGGTCATCGTACGGAGGAAACGCAGGAAACACACGATACGTTCCGTCCGCGGACGATCTTGAGGAACCGGAGACGATCGCCTGGCAGTACGACGAGACCGGAGCAGCCGCGGTCGTCGACGGAACGGTGTACCTCCAGACGGACGGCGAGATCCTCCAGAATGACGGCGAGATCCACGCCCTCGATGCAGACGATGGATGCTTGCTGTGGACGACTGGCAATATTCAGGGCCTGACGACGCCAGCGGTTGCCGATGAGGCGGTCTTTGTGACCGGCGATCAACTGACGGCGATCGAGGCTGACAGCGGTGACATCCGTTGGTGCAACACGTTCGGTGACAACGCGGTGAGTTCGGCACCAGTCGTCGCTTTTGAGACCGTCTACGTCGTCGTCAACGGGACGCTCTACGCGTTCGATACCGCCGACGGTTCGTGCTGCTGGAAGCGCGACTCGGTCAGCGTAACGTACGAACTACCTCATAATGACAGTCCGAGTCAGACCTCCTACATTTTCAACACGCGATATGACTCGATCGCTGCGACGGATGGAGCGGTCTGGGCGCTGCTCGATGATCGAGCAAGTGAAGGGTCCATCAACACGGACGCGGTAGCCGCGTTCGATCCGAGAACCGGTGAGACGCAGTGGTCGGCTCACCTGAAGCCGGGGTACTACGCTAGAGGGCTGACCGTAACCGAAGACACGCTGTTCATCGAAAACGAGACCGAAAGGGGGGTGATGATTTTCGACCGTGCCGAAGAGGAACACGGCGACTTCATTCCGGATGCGTTGGCGACCGCCACCGCCAACGGACGGACGGTAACCCGCGGACGGGATGGCCTCGCGATGTACAACTCTCGTTCCAGCTGGTCGAAAGACGGGATGCATCGGTATGGACGGCCGACGATCGCTGACGAGACCGTTGTCGTCGCTCACAGCGTAAACGGATCGCGGGTCACCGACGAAATTATCGGATTCGACCTCGAGAGTGGATCCGAGCGATGGCGGTTTACGTTCGACGATGCGCAATGGAGCGACGGGTTCAGCGTTGATTGTTTCGTTGCTGGCGAGACGGTGTACATCAACAGGAACGACGGTCTGACTGCTCTCCGGTGA
- a CDS encoding IS630 family transposase (programmed frameshift), which yields MDHLDEISVEELQDALGNVEGKKPTQRLLAAIAYKNGVTQTELAEWYGVQRRTIYSWLKRLDTDESLEQAVTDAHRSGRKRKLSEKEQQEFEETVHESPEKVGVDAPAWTTALVQRYLDETYDVEYSVPSCRRLLKEAGLSYQKPRRTAAESDADERETFREEPQKKRREMDATIVCVDQTKKSVQVEPRAAWFPRGTRPSVDLSGQRDRTCLLGAITEDGDRTFARFEEYVTADHAKQFVLSLCSKFEEDLIVIPDGAPYFQASAVTDLAARDDLEFITLPANSPELNPVEECWRQLRTALNNRFFDSLAELTTAIDTALEQLSVPKVSNYF from the exons GTGGACCATCTCGACGAAATATCTGTCGAGGAATTACAAGATGCCCTCGGCAACGTGGAAGGAAAAAAGCCCACACAACGGCTCTTAGCTGCAATAGCGTACAAAAACGGCGTCACGCAGACTGAACTAGCCGAGTGGTACGGCGTTCAGCGACGGACGATCTATAGTTGGCTCAAGCGACTCGACACCGACGAGTCGCTTGAGCAGGCCGTTACTGATGCTCATCGGTCCGGAAGAAAGCGAAAGCTCTCAGAAAAGGAGCAACAAGAGTTCGAAGAAACTGTCCACGAATCTCCTGAGAAAGTTGGGGTTGACGCGCCGGCGTGGACGACGGCGCTCGTCCAGCGGTATCTTGACGAGACATACGATGTCGAATACTCGGTCCCGAGTTGCCGGCGGTTGTTGAAAGAAGCGGGATTGAGCTATCAAAAGCCACGCCGTACAGCCGCCGAGTCTGATGCTGACGAGCGAGAAACGTTCCGCGAGGAAC CCCAAAAAAAGCGGCGGGAAATGGACGCCACAATAGTGTGTGTCGATCAAACCAAGAAATCCGTGCAAGTCGAGCCGCGTGCCGCGTGGTTTCCTCGCGGCACGCGCCCATCTGTCGACTTATCCGGGCAACGCGACCGGACGTGTCTGTTGGGCGCGATCACCGAGGACGGTGATCGCACTTTCGCTCGGTTCGAAGAGTACGTTACCGCCGATCACGCCAAGCAATTCGTTCTATCATTATGTAGTAAATTCGAAGAGGACTTGATCGTGATTCCGGACGGAGCGCCGTACTTTCAGGCGTCGGCCGTCACGGATCTAGCGGCCCGTGACGACCTTGAGTTCATCACGTTACCAGCAAATTCTCCAGAACTGAATCCGGTCGAAGAGTGCTGGAGACAGCTTCGAACGGCTCTTAACAACCGGTTCTTCGACTCACTTGCCGAGTTAACAACGGCGATCGATACCGCTCTTGAACAACTCTCAGTTCCAAAAGTGAGCAATTATTTCTAG
- a CDS encoding HpcH/HpaI aldolase family protein: MEDGLRQLKPGEHAVGNWISIGHPTVAEICARGFDFVIIDTEHTATGLESLENVLRAVDALDEDVAPLVRVPWNDRTRIKRVLDLGVAGLMIPMIETPEQAERAVEAMRYPPEGVRGAAPARASDYGRTFDEYFDRANEELTTVVQIETERGAENAEEIVSVDGVDAIIVGHGDLSASMDVFGEWEHERFRSTLQSVLESARGAGKPVGMLATDREGIRRWVDAGVDFVIVGADMFYLADGSDAARTEFEELTGSSDSS, translated from the coding sequence ATGGAAGACGGACTACGGCAACTGAAACCGGGAGAACACGCGGTCGGTAACTGGATCTCTATCGGGCACCCGACAGTCGCGGAGATCTGCGCTCGTGGGTTCGATTTCGTGATCATCGACACCGAACACACGGCCACGGGTCTCGAGTCTCTGGAAAACGTCCTTCGAGCGGTCGACGCGCTCGACGAGGACGTTGCACCGCTCGTTCGTGTCCCCTGGAACGACCGCACTCGGATAAAGCGCGTTCTCGATCTGGGGGTAGCGGGGCTGATGATTCCGATGATCGAAACCCCCGAACAGGCAGAGCGGGCCGTCGAAGCGATGCGATACCCGCCCGAAGGTGTCCGCGGAGCCGCTCCGGCCCGAGCCTCCGACTACGGGCGGACGTTCGACGAGTACTTCGATCGCGCGAACGAGGAGCTAACGACCGTCGTACAGATAGAGACCGAACGCGGCGCCGAGAACGCCGAGGAGATCGTCTCCGTCGACGGCGTGGACGCGATCATCGTCGGCCACGGAGATCTCTCGGCGTCGATGGACGTCTTCGGCGAGTGGGAACACGAGCGATTCCGGTCGACACTGCAGTCGGTGCTGGAATCGGCTCGTGGTGCTGGCAAGCCCGTCGGAATGCTCGCAACCGACCGTGAGGGAATTCGGCGCTGGGTCGACGCCGGCGTCGATTTCGTGATCGTCGGTGCGGACATGTTCTACCTCGCCGACGGCAGCGATGCCGCACGAACGGAGTTCGAGGAACTGACAGGGAGCTCCGATTCAAGCTGA
- a CDS encoding nucleoside deaminase, which yields MNPDDFDHDSHMRRAFELAREAADRGDRPFGSVLVRDDAVVLADSNRVVTENDIRRHPELHLAYRACRKLDPDDRSETIMYTSTEPCPMCAGGMVRAGFDRVVYSVGGDEITEFTGSGPSVRSATILDGITAVVGPVLNEEGRRIHEEFDWSGTPD from the coding sequence ATGAATCCCGACGATTTCGATCACGATTCGCACATGCGAAGGGCCTTCGAACTCGCTCGCGAGGCCGCTGACCGGGGTGATCGACCGTTCGGCAGCGTGCTCGTTCGCGACGACGCAGTCGTTCTGGCTGACTCGAACCGCGTCGTCACGGAGAACGATATCCGTCGACACCCAGAACTCCACCTCGCGTACCGTGCGTGTCGAAAACTCGATCCCGACGACCGTTCGGAAACGATCATGTACACGAGTACGGAGCCGTGTCCGATGTGTGCTGGCGGTATGGTACGGGCCGGATTCGACCGGGTCGTGTACAGCGTCGGCGGAGACGAGATTACAGAGTTCACGGGTAGTGGCCCGTCCGTCCGATCAGCGACGATCCTCGATGGGATTACCGCTGTCGTCGGCCCCGTCCTGAACGAGGAAGGACGGCGGATCCACGAAGAGTTTGACTGGTCAGGTACTCCCGATTGA